Proteins co-encoded in one Zootoca vivipara chromosome 3, rZooViv1.1, whole genome shotgun sequence genomic window:
- the LOC118082762 gene encoding zinc finger protein 665-like: MVSKRNPSPQALKPAPPSLPVYERQQPSEARADQPLYGSKGPSLLDVGRRAREAMLENEGNVASLALLLPKMSLVPSAEQTEESRPPQYQISDGTGAAISDTSSAGNLRRKHFSPEYGRCFAFRLALARHQRIHTGEKIQENSESGECLGQNSELASHLEPPKSSEFRKVLVHQPIVLIHQNIHTGGDNSYRSLECGEGFSQLSDFVKHERGHMGEKHCKYGESRIGFPKRSQLCEHCKVYTGEKPHKCSVCGLCFSVRSKLVNHQRTHTGEKPYKCLECGKSFAHKSGLVIHQRTHTGEWPQKCLECGKCFPSKTNLRRHQRIHTGEKPYECRECGKCFYEKAVLLRHQTVHTGEMPHKCVECGKSFISASELVIHRRIHTGEKPYECVECGRRFSQKQHLPRHQKVHTGEKPYRCMECGKCFASLSELRVHERIHTGMRPYECGECGKCFSVSSGLTVHRRVHTGEKPHKCLDCGMSFTLAHRLRGHQRIHTGEKPYKCTKCGKCFSQKQHLKRHEKIHTGEKPYKCTECGKCFPQKSYLHVHQRIHTGVRPYECGECGKCFSVSSGLTVHRRVHTGEKPHKCLDCGMSFTLAQSLREHQRTHTGEKPHKCLECGKCFSRKGTLVKHQRTHTGVRPYECGECGKCFSTSSGLTVHRRVHTGEKPHKCLNCGMSFTLAQSLRGHQRTHTGEKPHKCLECGKCFSRKGTLVNHQRTHTGVRPYECGECGKCFSFSSGLTVHRRVHTGEKPHKCLDCGMSFTLAQNLRGHQRTHTGEKPYKCMECEKSFSQKQHLKRHEKIHTGEKPYICMECEKCFAHKSYLHVHQRIHTGARPYECGECGKCFSFSSGLTKSYLVIHQRIHTGEKPYKCLECGKCFSQSAHFRRHQKVHTGGDLPNV; the protein is encoded by the exons ATGGTATCCAAAAGGAATCCGTCTCCGCAAGCGCTCAAGCCCGCCCCGCCAAGCCTCCCAGTATACGAGAGACAGCAACCGTCGGAGGCTAGAGCGGACCAGCCGCTCTATG GGTCGAAAGGGCCCTCCCTGCTGGACGTTGGTCGAAGAGCAAGGGAGGCCATGCTAGAGAATGAGGGGAACGTGGCCTCTCTGG CCCTGCTGCTTCCCAAGATGAGCCTCGTCCCCAGCGCAGAGCAAACAGAAGAGTCCAGGCCCCCACAATATCAGATCTCAGACGGAACAGGAGCTGCCATTTCGGACACCAGCTCAG CAGGAAACTTGAGGAGGAAACATTTCAGCCCAGAGTATGGCCGATGCTTTGCCTTCAGATTGGCTCTTGCcagacaccagagaatccacacaggggagaagatcCAGGAAAACTCTGAGAGCGGGGAATGTTTGGGTCAGAATTCGGAGCTTGCGAGCCATTTGGAACCCCCCAAGTCTTCGGAGTTCAGGAAGGTTCTTGTTCATCAGCCCATCGTTCTGATCCACCAGAACATCCATACAGGAGGAGATAACTCATATCGCAGTTTGGAGTGTGGGGAAGGTTTTTCCCAACTTTCAGATTTTGTGAAACATGAAAGAGGCCACATGGGAGAAAAACACTGCAAATATGGCGAGAGTAGGATCGGGTTCCCCAAGAGATCACAGCTTTGTGAACACTGTAAAGTctacacaggagagaagccccacaaatgcagtgtgtgtgggtTATGCTTTTCTGTTAGGTCAAAACTTGTTAACCATCAGCGAACGCACACTGGAGAAAAACCCTATAAATGCCTGGAGTGTGGGAAATCATTTGCTCACAAGTCAGGCCTTGTAATccatcagagaacccacacaggagaatgGCCCCAAAAGTGCCTGGAGTGTGGAAAATGTTTCCCCTCAAAAACAAATCTCAGGcgacaccagagaatccacacaggagagaagccctatGAATGTagagagtgtgggaaatgtttttatGAGAAGGCTGTCCTTCTGAGGCATCAGACTGTTCACACTGGAGAGATGCCCCATAAATGTgtggagtgtgggaaaagctttatTTCAGCATCGGAACTTGTAATCCACcggagaatccacacaggggagaaaccgtatgaATGTGTGGAGTGTGGGAGACGGTTTTCCCAGAAACAGCACCTCCCCAGACATCAGAAGGTGCATACGGGAGAGAAACCCTAcagatgcatggagtgtgggaaatgCTTTGCTAGCCTGTCAGAGCTTCGTGTACATGAAAGGATACACACAGGAATGAGACCATATGAATGTGGAGAGTGTGGAAAATGTTTTTCTGTTTCATCAGGCCTTACTGTTCATAGGCgagtccacacaggagaaaagccacaTAAATGTTTGGACTGTGGAATGTCATTTACTTTAGCACATCGTCTTAGGgggcaccagagaatccacactggggagaaaccctacaaatGCACCAAGTGTGGAAAATGCTTTTCCCAGAAACAACACCTCAAGCGGCATGAAAAaatccacactggggagaaaccctacaaatGCACCGAGTGTGGAAAATGCTTTCCCCAGAAATCATACCTTCATgtacaccagagaatccacacaggagtgaGGCCATATGAATGtggagagtgtgggaaatgtttttctgtTTCATCAGGCCTTACTGTTCATAGGAgagtccacacaggagaaaagccacaTAAATGTTTAGACTGTGGAATGTCATTTACTTTAGCACAAAGTCTTAGGGAGcaccagagaacccacacaggagagaaaccccacaaatgcttggagtgtggcaaATGTTTTTCAAGGAAAGGCACCCTTGTGAAacatcagagaacccacacaggagtgAGGCCATATGAATGTGGAGAATGTGGAAAATGTTTTTCTACTTCATCAGGCCTTACTGTTCATAGGAgagtccacacaggagaaaagccacaTAAATGTTTAAACTGTGGAATGTCATTTACTTTAGCACAAAGTCTTAGGGGGcaccagagaacccacacaggagagaaaccccacaaatgcttggagtgtggcaaATGTTTTTCAAGGAAAGGCACCCTTGTGAACcaccagagaacccacacaggagtgAGGCCATATGAATGTGGAGAATGtggaaaatgtttttctttctcatCAGGCCTTACTGTTCATAGGAgagtccacacaggagaaaagccacaTAAATGTTTAGATTGTGGAATGTCATTTACTTTAGCGCAAAATCTTAGGGGGcaccagagaacccacacaggagagaaaccctataaatgcatggagtgtgaaaaATCATTTTCTCAGAAACAACACCTCAAGCGGCATGAAAAAATCCACACTGGGGAAAAGCCCTACATATGCATGGAGTGTGAAAAATGTTTTGCCCACAAATCATACCTTCATgtacaccagagaatccacacaggagcgAGGCCATATGAATGtggagagtgtgggaaatgtttttctttctcatCAGGCCTTACT AAGTCATACCTTGTGATCCATCAGAggatccacacaggagaaaaaccttacaagtgcttggagtgtgggaaatgtttttctcaGTCAGCACATTTTCGCAGACACCAGAAAGTCCACACAGGAGGAGACCTTCCCAATGTGTAG